One part of the Candidatus Defluviilinea gracilis genome encodes these proteins:
- a CDS encoding PPOX class F420-dependent oxidoreductase, whose amino-acid sequence MTIQTKYQDLISADSKAFLYLATLMPDGAPQVTPVWFSADGDFILINTNEGRLKDKNMKARNQVAMTIQDPNDRYRYIGIRGEVIGSTKEGADEHIDMLSMRYDNKPWGKREGQKRIIYKIKPTHVHDHN is encoded by the coding sequence ATGACAATCCAAACCAAATATCAAGACCTCATCAGCGCCGACTCGAAAGCATTTCTCTATCTCGCCACGCTCATGCCCGACGGGGCGCCACAAGTGACGCCTGTGTGGTTCAGCGCGGACGGAGACTTCATTCTTATCAACACGAACGAGGGTCGCTTAAAAGATAAAAACATGAAGGCGCGCAACCAGGTGGCGATGACCATTCAAGACCCCAACGACCGTTATCGCTACATCGGCATACGCGGCGAAGTTATCGGCTCCACCAAAGAAGGCGCGGATGAACATATCGACATGTTGTCCATGCGCTATGACAATAAACCATGGGGAAAACGCGAAGGGCAAAAGCGGATCATCTACAAGATCAAGCCGACTCATGTCCACGACCACAACTGA
- the ssnA gene encoding putative aminohydrolase SsnA codes for MLITNAKLVTWEKENRILDDHAILIENDRIKEIGKSADLVKKYPSEEKLDARGQYVMPGNICAHTHFYGAFSRGMAIPGPAPKDFPEILQKLWWPLDRSLDADSIEYSALPCLADAIKHGTTTLIDHHASPNAIDGSLDIISEAVEKSGLRAVLCYEVTDRDGESKMKAGINENIRFIKKTKSPLLAATFGLHASLTLSDASLALCRQALPSGFGFHVHTAEHESDEYDSLNKSGMRVVDRLQKHGILGANTITAHGVHFDAREMEILAETRTWLSHQPRSNMNNGVGVAQIESMMRAGIKVCLGNDGFTNAMWEEWKAAYLLHKVHHRDPRRMGGYDVQQMAVYNNAALANVFFPSATIGQLSAGAFADIIFVEYHPNTPMTAGNIPWHIVFGFQQSMVTTTIVAGRILMKDRQLLTLDEAEISAKAQELAPAVWERYQKEVAKGL; via the coding sequence ATGCTGATCACAAACGCAAAACTCGTCACATGGGAAAAAGAAAATCGCATCCTCGATGACCATGCCATTCTCATCGAGAACGACCGCATCAAAGAGATCGGCAAAAGCGCCGACCTCGTAAAAAAATATCCGAGCGAAGAAAAACTGGACGCGCGCGGACAATATGTGATGCCGGGCAACATCTGCGCGCACACGCATTTTTACGGCGCATTCTCACGCGGCATGGCGATCCCCGGACCCGCGCCGAAAGATTTCCCTGAGATTCTGCAAAAGTTGTGGTGGCCCCTCGACCGTTCGCTCGACGCGGACAGCATCGAATATTCCGCGCTCCCCTGCCTCGCGGACGCGATCAAACACGGCACGACCACCCTCATTGACCATCACGCCTCGCCCAACGCGATTGACGGCTCGCTCGACATCATCAGCGAGGCAGTCGAAAAGTCTGGACTGCGAGCGGTGCTATGCTACGAAGTGACCGACCGCGACGGCGAATCGAAAATGAAAGCGGGGATTAACGAAAACATCCGCTTCATCAAGAAGACGAAAAGCCCGCTTCTCGCCGCGACGTTCGGTCTGCACGCCAGCCTGACGCTTTCGGACGCCTCTTTAGCCTTGTGCCGCCAAGCCCTCCCCAGCGGATTCGGCTTTCACGTCCACACCGCCGAACACGAGTCGGATGAGTACGACAGTTTGAATAAATCTGGGATGCGAGTAGTTGACCGTTTGCAAAAGCACGGTATCCTCGGAGCGAACACCATCACCGCGCATGGAGTCCACTTCGACGCGCGCGAAATGGAAATCCTCGCCGAAACAAGGACATGGCTTTCGCACCAGCCGCGCTCGAACATGAACAACGGCGTTGGCGTCGCGCAGATCGAGTCGATGATGCGCGCGGGAATCAAAGTTTGTTTGGGCAACGACGGCTTCACGAACGCGATGTGGGAGGAGTGGAAAGCCGCGTATCTCCTGCACAAAGTCCATCACCGCGACCCGCGCCGCATGGGCGGATACGATGTGCAACAAATGGCGGTCTACAACAATGCCGCGCTGGCGAACGTCTTCTTCCCCTCTGCGACCATTGGGCAATTGAGCGCAGGCGCATTTGCAGATATTATTTTTGTAGAGTACCATCCGAACACGCCCATGACCGCGGGCAACATCCCGTGGCACATCGTTTTCGGTTTTCAGCAAAGTATGGTCACGACCACCATCGTCGCGGGCAGAATCCTGATGAAGGATCGCCAACTGCTTACTTTGGACGAAGCGGAAATCTCGGCGAAAGCGCAAGAACTCGCTCCCGCAGTCTGGGAGCGTTATCAAAAAGAAGTTGCAAAGGGATTGTGA
- a CDS encoding transposase, with product MAKQNRGRGGPPPPRKNQVVAVLNGITGGDLFARTKIGKRNFRLRALSAGARIYLAQDASSQTARSSEALHAQQLTPLLFPTYASWLNPIEKLWKWLKQEVLHSIAGQTK from the coding sequence ATGGCAAAACAAAACCGGGGGCGCGGGGGCCCCCCCCCCCCAAGAAAAAACCAGGTGGTCGCTGTTTTGAACGGGATCACGGGCGGGGACTTATTTGCACGCACCAAGATCGGCAAAAGGAACTTCCGCTTGCGGGCGCTTTCCGCAGGCGCACGCATCTATCTGGCTCAAGATGCCAGTTCACAAACTGCCCGCAGTTCTGAAGCCTTGCATGCTCAGCAACTTACACCCCTGTTGTTCCCGACTTACGCCTCCTGGCTCAATCCCATTGAAAAATTATGGAAATGGCTGAAGCAGGAAGTGTTACACTCCATCGCTGGGCAGACCAAGTGA
- the npdG gene encoding NADPH-dependent F420 reductase — protein sequence MDAFQEKEPLLLTIAVLGGTGKEGKGLAYRWAAAGYKVLIGSRSSEKAVTAASEIMQLMEGSTSIVGTSNLEAAQLADIVVLSVPYAAHRETLEGVKNALKGKILIDVTVPLVPPKVTKVQMPPAGSAAQEAKEILGEGVEVVAAFQNISHEHLLKDEGADCDVLVTGTSKDARAEALKLVSAAGLTGWDAGPIENSVVLEGLTSVLIYINKQYGSTHAGIRITGASHK from the coding sequence ATGGACGCATTTCAGGAAAAAGAACCGCTACTCTTAACGATCGCAGTGTTAGGCGGAACAGGCAAAGAAGGCAAAGGACTTGCCTATCGCTGGGCGGCGGCTGGCTACAAAGTGCTGATCGGTTCCCGCTCGTCGGAAAAAGCCGTCACCGCCGCTTCGGAGATCATGCAACTGATGGAAGGTTCGACCTCCATTGTAGGCACATCTAACCTCGAAGCCGCGCAACTGGCAGATATTGTTGTCCTCTCTGTGCCGTACGCGGCGCATCGCGAAACGCTCGAAGGCGTGAAAAATGCGCTCAAAGGGAAAATCCTGATTGATGTAACCGTCCCGCTTGTGCCGCCAAAAGTGACCAAAGTGCAAATGCCGCCCGCCGGGTCTGCCGCGCAAGAGGCAAAGGAAATCCTTGGCGAAGGGGTAGAAGTGGTCGCCGCTTTTCAAAACATCTCGCACGAACATTTGCTCAAAGATGAAGGCGCGGACTGCGACGTATTGGTGACCGGCACCAGCAAGGACGCGCGCGCCGAGGCGCTCAAACTCGTGTCTGCCGCCGGGCTTACAGGGTGGGACGCCGGTCCCATCGAGAATTCGGTGGTGCTTGAAGGCTTGACCAGCGTGTTGATCTACATCAACAAACAATACGGTTCCACTCATGCCGGGATCCGTATCACGGGAGCGAGTCACAAATAA
- the cofE gene encoding coenzyme F420-0:L-glutamate ligase translates to MSLRLTPLPGIPLIRHGDNLADIVVDATQRIGINLQDDDIFVFAQKVISKAEGRTVNLATVTPSQRAIELAKQTEKDPRVVELILQESNEVLRSRVGAIIVEHKLGFVCANAGIDHSNVDNRSDDFSRQIHDDWVLLLPADPDRSAETMRSDIQSKSGKRIGCLIIDSHGRAWRNGTVGVAIGVAGIPGLEDLRGKPDLFGFKLQVTTVGVADELAAAASLMMGQAAEGTPVVHVRGFPYPMREASLKELIRPKDQDLFR, encoded by the coding sequence ATGTCTCTCCGTCTTACCCCCCTCCCCGGCATTCCCCTCATCCGCCACGGCGACAACCTGGCGGATATTGTTGTCGATGCAACACAACGGATCGGGATCAACTTGCAAGATGACGATATCTTTGTGTTCGCCCAAAAAGTGATCTCCAAAGCCGAAGGGCGGACGGTGAATCTGGCAACAGTCACACCGTCGCAACGCGCCATCGAACTCGCCAAACAGACCGAGAAAGACCCGCGCGTCGTTGAGTTGATCCTACAAGAAAGCAACGAAGTCTTGCGCTCCCGCGTCGGCGCGATCATCGTCGAACACAAACTCGGCTTCGTCTGCGCCAACGCGGGGATCGATCACTCGAACGTAGATAACCGTAGTGACGACTTTAGTCGTCAAATACACGATGACTGGGTACTCCTCCTTCCCGCCGACCCAGACCGAAGCGCGGAAACGATGCGAAGCGACATCCAATCCAAAAGCGGAAAACGAATCGGCTGTCTCATCATTGATTCACACGGACGCGCGTGGCGTAACGGCACAGTCGGCGTCGCAATTGGCGTCGCGGGAATCCCTGGGCTGGAAGATCTGCGCGGCAAACCTGATCTGTTTGGATTCAAATTACAAGTGACAACAGTCGGCGTAGCAGACGAACTCGCCGCCGCCGCGTCGCTGATGATGGGGCAAGCCGCAGAGGGAACGCCTGTTGTGCATGTGCGCGGATTTCCATATCCAATGCGCGAAGCATCGCTGAAAGAATTGATCCGCCCGAAAGATCAGGATTTGTTTCGATGA
- a CDS encoding nitroreductase family protein has product MSTTTTELHNFLRSRRSIRRFTSDPVPDSVIETILTTATFAPSAHNRQPWRFVVVADSSARKKLAEAMADDFQHDLESDGIPPEKIQAQLKRSKDRIISAPVAILLCLDMSEMDSYPDKRRIKAEFRMTVQSVAAAGMQLLLAAHAEGLGGVWACWPLFAVETIQKTLNLPENWEPQGMFFVGYPEIIPEVRKRKPLNTIIQYL; this is encoded by the coding sequence ATGTCCACGACCACAACTGAACTTCACAACTTCCTGCGGAGTCGCCGCTCGATCCGCCGCTTCACATCGGACCCTGTGCCTGATTCAGTCATCGAGACGATTCTCACCACGGCAACCTTCGCCCCCTCCGCGCACAACCGCCAACCCTGGCGATTCGTCGTAGTGGCGGATTCATCCGCCCGAAAAAAACTCGCCGAAGCGATGGCTGATGATTTCCAACACGATCTCGAAAGCGACGGCATTCCCCCTGAAAAAATTCAAGCGCAACTCAAGCGATCGAAAGACCGCATCATCTCCGCGCCTGTTGCCATTCTCCTCTGCCTCGACATGAGCGAAATGGACTCGTATCCCGACAAACGACGCATCAAAGCCGAATTTCGGATGACTGTCCAATCCGTCGCCGCGGCGGGGATGCAATTGTTATTAGCCGCGCACGCCGAGGGGCTTGGGGGAGTGTGGGCATGTTGGCCTCTTTTCGCGGTAGAGACAATCCAAAAAACTTTAAATTTACCCGAGAATTGGGAGCCGCAAGGGATGTTTTTTGTTGGGTATCCAGAGATAATTCCTGAAGTAAGAAAAAGAAAGCCTCTCAATACGATTATCCAATATCTTTGA